The Dehalococcoidales bacterium sequence TCCAAGAGTCGGCTCAAAAAGCCTCTCAGCCCTGCGGCACCCCTAGCGGTCTAGCCTTATTATATTATATAACTTTAATTCAAAAATAACACAGGCCTGACAAAAATGCAAAGCGCCTAGCCAGCAACAGCCGCTGTTCTGCTATAACACTGGCAGTGGTATAATCCTTAAGGTAATACTGGTTAGTGAAATCGGGAATATCTCCAATGACAATTATGGAAAGCCTGGAAGCCGGGGCTGGAAGATTAGGGCTTCAGCTTAGCGCGAAGCAACTCGAGCAGTTTCATACCTACTGGGAGGAGATGGTAGAGTGGAACCGGCGTGTGAACCTTACCAGTATAACCGGTTATCAGGAGGTGCAAACCAAACACTTCCTTGATTCTCTCACAGTGTACCTGGCCTGGCCGCCGTCAAGGGCTAACGCTACCACACGTATTATTGATGTCGGCACTGGCAGCGGGATACCGGGAATACCTCTTAAGATCGTGTTCCCCGGGGTATGCCTGGTGCTGCTTGAGGCTACCGGGAAAAAGGCGGCCTTTCTGCATCATATCAGTAATAGGCTGATGTTGGCCGATGTTGAAGTAGTTACCGGCCGGGCGGAAGATACTGCCCAACAAAGACGATACCGGGATAGTTTCGACATTGTGGTCTCCCGCGCTGTAGCTCCTCTGGTCACCCTCGCTGAGCTAGCCCTGCCCTTCTGTAAAGTTGGCGGCAGATTTATCGCCCAGAAGAAAGGGGCCCTTGTCCCGGAGATAAGCCGGGCGGAACGAGCAATCAAACTGCTGGGGGGAAGGCTGCGAGAGGTTATCAATATTGAACTTGAGGAGTTTCCCGATGATCGGCAGCTGGTAGTAATTGATAAAGAGCTGGCGACGCCCGGAGCTTATCCCCGCCGCCCCGGTATTCCGTCAAAGCGACCGCTATCTTAATACCCGTGCTGTACTTTAAACCAGGGTTTGCTTATTACCAAAGATGTGTTATAATATTTCAGTTGCAGTCAAGTAACGACCTACGGTAATAGTAGGGAGGACGCTAAAGAGATAGCGACAGTTGAATAGCCTTCTGGTGGTTAGAGCGAGGTGGCACCACCCGTTCCCATCCCGAACACGGAAGTGAAACGCCTCAGCGCAGACGATACTTAAGGGGCAACTCTTTGTGGAAAATATGCCACTGCCAGAGGGCTTTATCTATTCGGTCAAAGCAATCCGGCCTTCGTTTTGACCTTTTAGCACCGGTGTTTTATAATCTACTCAGTAGTCCTATTTACTGCTATAGTATAGGCTGGTCTCGGGGTAGAAAAGATGGCCAACAGATTTGAAAAATTCTCGGAACGAGCCCGCAGAGTCCTTACCCTAGCGCAGGAAGAAGCCCAGAGCCTTAACCACAGCTATATTGGGACTGAGCATATTCTGCTCGGTCTGGTGCGTGAAGAAGAAGGGGTAGCCGCTAAGGTTCTGATCAATCTGGGCGTAGGCTTGAGTAAAGTACGTGCTTCGGTGGAGTTTGTTACCGGGCGTGGTGATAAGCCCGGCGCTACTGAGACCGGCCTGACGCCTAGAGCCAGACGGGTTATTGAGCTGGCCATCGACGAGGCACGCTACCTCGGCCATAATTACATCGGAACAGAACACCTTCTGTTAGGTCTGTTGCGTGAGGGAGAAGGGATAGCCTTCGGCGTGTTGGACAGCCTGGGAATTACTATCGACCGGGCGCGCACCGAGGTGGAGCGCATTCTCAGTCAGACCCCGCCTAAGTCCAAAACGACCCGCAGTGTCAGCCGGACTCCTGTCCTGGATCAGCTGGGCATCAACCTTACTGAGGCAGCCCGATCCGGTAAGCTCGACCCGGTTATCGGCCGGGCTAAAGAGATTGAGCGGGTAATTCAAATCCTCAGCCGCCGTACCAAGAATAATCCGGCCTTGATTGGCGAACCAGGAGTGGGTAAAACGGCAATTGTTGAGGGGCTGGCCCACCGTATTGTTGCCGGGGATGTCCCGGAAACACTGGAAGATAAACGTCTGGTTACGCTGGATATCGGAGCGGTGGTTGCCGGAACAAAATACCGCGGCGAGTTCGAAGAGCGCCTGAGGAAGATTATTGACGAAATAAGGACCGACGGCAACTGCGTGCTATTTATCGATGAATTCCATACTATGGTAGGCGCCGGGGCGGCTGAGGGGGCAGTGGATGCGGCTAACCTGCTGAAGCCGGCACTGGCCCGGGGCGAACTACAGTGTATCGGAGCGACCACTCTTGATGACTACCGGAAATATGTTGAACGTGATGCCGCTCTTGAACGCCGCTTCCAGCCGGTTTTAGTAGAGGAGCCCACCATTGATGAAGCCCTGGAGATCCTCAATGGCATTAAGGAGCGCTACGAAGAGCATCACCATCTGGCGATAAGTGATGAGGCGTTGAATTCAGCCGTGACGTTAGCCGCTCGATATATACCTGACCGTTTCCTGCCGGACAAGGCTATCGACCTTATCGATGAAGCAGCATCCAGGGTCAGGATCAGACACAGGACTATTCCGATGACCATTAAGGATGCCCGCCGCCTTGAGGACAGCGTACACCGGGACAAAGATGCCGCCTTAACTACTCAGCAATATGATTATGCTGCTGAACTACGCCAGCGTGAACTTCAACTTGAGGAGAAAATAAAAAAGCTGGAGGCGGAGTGGAAGGCTGAGCAGGAGCAGAACAAGCCGGTGGTGACCACAGAGGACATCGCTGAGGTAGTGAGTATGTGGATGGGTATCCCGGTAGTACAACTGGCTGAAGACGAGACTGCACGCCTGCTTGATATGGAAGAAGTGTTGCATCAGCGTATCATTGGTCAAGATGAGGCAATCAGTATGGTGGCTCGGGCGGTAAGGAGAGCAAGAGCCGGGCTCAAGGATCCCAGCCGACCGATAGGCAATTTCATCTTTCTGGGGCCGACCGGAGTCGGCAAGACGGAACTGGTCAGAGCCCTGGCTGAGTTCATGTTTGGTAGCGAGGAGACCCTCATCAGACTTGATATGTCGGAGTTTATGGAGAAGTTCGCCGTATCCCGTCTGGTCGGAGCGCCGCCGGGATATGTCGGCTATGAAGAAGGCGGCCAATTGACCGAGGCGGTCAGACGCAAGTCATATTGCTGCATCCTGCTCGATGAGATTGAGAAAGCCCACCCTGACGTGTTTAATATCCTGCTCCAGATATTTGATGACGGTCACCTGACCGATGCCAAAGGGCGGCGTGTCGACTTTCGCAACAGCATTATCGTGATGACCAGCAACATTGGTGCCGAGCTTATCAGGAAAGGCTCTACCATCGGTTTCGCCGTCAGCAGTGACGAGGCGAAGAACCGCCAGCAGGACTACGAGCGGATGAAAGACAAGTTGCTCGGGGAACTGAAGAAGACCTTCCGTCCCGAGTTTCTCAACCGGATTGATGGGGTAATCGTATTCCATCCCCTGAATAAAGAACACATTCGGAAGATAGTTGATTTAATGCTGGCGGTAGTAACCGAACGACTGGCTGAGAAATCAATCAAGCTCGAGGTAACTGACGCCGCCAAGGATTTCCTGGGCGAGAAGGGATATGACGAGGTCTTCGGGGCGCGACCACTGCGACGGGTTATTCAGGATATGGTAGAGGACAAACTCTCGGAAGGCCTGCTGAGCGGCAAATTCCAAGCCGGAGATACCGCTGTAGTCGACCTGGAAAACGGG is a genomic window containing:
- the rsmG gene encoding 16S rRNA (guanine(527)-N(7))-methyltransferase RsmG — protein: MTIMESLEAGAGRLGLQLSAKQLEQFHTYWEEMVEWNRRVNLTSITGYQEVQTKHFLDSLTVYLAWPPSRANATTRIIDVGTGSGIPGIPLKIVFPGVCLVLLEATGKKAAFLHHISNRLMLADVEVVTGRAEDTAQQRRYRDSFDIVVSRAVAPLVTLAELALPFCKVGGRFIAQKKGALVPEISRAERAIKLLGGRLREVINIELEEFPDDRQLVVIDKELATPGAYPRRPGIPSKRPLS
- a CDS encoding ATP-dependent Clp protease ATP-binding subunit, which gives rise to MANRFEKFSERARRVLTLAQEEAQSLNHSYIGTEHILLGLVREEEGVAAKVLINLGVGLSKVRASVEFVTGRGDKPGATETGLTPRARRVIELAIDEARYLGHNYIGTEHLLLGLLREGEGIAFGVLDSLGITIDRARTEVERILSQTPPKSKTTRSVSRTPVLDQLGINLTEAARSGKLDPVIGRAKEIERVIQILSRRTKNNPALIGEPGVGKTAIVEGLAHRIVAGDVPETLEDKRLVTLDIGAVVAGTKYRGEFEERLRKIIDEIRTDGNCVLFIDEFHTMVGAGAAEGAVDAANLLKPALARGELQCIGATTLDDYRKYVERDAALERRFQPVLVEEPTIDEALEILNGIKERYEEHHHLAISDEALNSAVTLAARYIPDRFLPDKAIDLIDEAASRVRIRHRTIPMTIKDARRLEDSVHRDKDAALTTQQYDYAAELRQRELQLEEKIKKLEAEWKAEQEQNKPVVTTEDIAEVVSMWMGIPVVQLAEDETARLLDMEEVLHQRIIGQDEAISMVARAVRRARAGLKDPSRPIGNFIFLGPTGVGKTELVRALAEFMFGSEETLIRLDMSEFMEKFAVSRLVGAPPGYVGYEEGGQLTEAVRRKSYCCILLDEIEKAHPDVFNILLQIFDDGHLTDAKGRRVDFRNSIIVMTSNIGAELIRKGSTIGFAVSSDEAKNRQQDYERMKDKLLGELKKTFRPEFLNRIDGVIVFHPLNKEHIRKIVDLMLAVVTERLAEKSIKLEVTDAAKDFLGEKGYDEVFGARPLRRVIQDMVEDKLSEGLLSGKFQAGDTAVVDLENGGIVVHPAIVGATPGEGKT